From a region of the Corallococcus coralloides DSM 2259 genome:
- a CDS encoding DUF2381 family protein has product MRVLPLLRYGLLLVLVASPSLAREVSDRLTIRTLKVPAHPAQESSSIYVSWQVVTALRFEAEVDPARTKFLGWEGRFEAPLIGGKKVILEPLRELDSGEALPLLVTLVDGTEFTFLVRAKSREDWGWIDYQVNVFKDPDSYNAVLSSLYDSLSRERRLSEENERFKKEENSVDHAYATLLANGQVKKTPFRRAKFWRSKNEDMDVVVEVFSGPEKAAAVIHLTNTYHGQTWRFDGAYLTRDFSSDTARPFALRMNRSVLVSGQSGRIAVVVDKSAFEDKDGQLADLALQIFRDDGLLQVFVAMDHTLLRQ; this is encoded by the coding sequence ATGCGCGTCCTCCCTCTTCTCAGGTATGGCCTCCTGCTTGTCCTGGTTGCCTCGCCGTCCCTGGCGAGGGAGGTGTCAGACAGGCTGACAATCCGGACGCTCAAGGTCCCAGCCCATCCAGCCCAGGAGTCGTCGTCCATCTATGTCTCCTGGCAGGTGGTGACAGCGCTTCGATTCGAGGCGGAAGTTGATCCCGCCCGGACGAAGTTCCTGGGATGGGAAGGACGTTTCGAGGCGCCGCTGATCGGCGGCAAGAAGGTCATCCTCGAACCGCTGCGTGAACTCGATAGCGGCGAAGCGTTACCCCTGCTGGTGACACTCGTTGATGGAACAGAGTTCACGTTCCTCGTGAGGGCCAAGAGCCGGGAGGATTGGGGCTGGATCGACTATCAGGTCAACGTGTTCAAGGACCCAGACAGTTACAATGCGGTCCTCTCGTCGCTCTATGACTCGCTCAGCCGCGAGCGCAGGCTGAGTGAGGAGAATGAGCGCTTCAAGAAGGAAGAGAACTCGGTTGACCACGCCTATGCGACGCTTCTCGCGAATGGACAGGTCAAGAAGACGCCGTTTCGGCGCGCGAAGTTCTGGCGCTCGAAGAACGAAGACATGGACGTGGTCGTTGAAGTCTTCTCGGGGCCGGAAAAGGCGGCGGCCGTGATTCACCTGACGAACACCTACCATGGCCAGACATGGAGATTCGACGGGGCCTATCTCACTCGCGACTTCTCCAGTGACACCGCTCGCCCGTTCGCGCTTCGCATGAATCGCTCCGTCCTCGTTTCGGGACAGTCGGGAAGGATCGCCGTCGTTGTCGACAAGAGCGCCTTCGAGGACAAGGACGGGCAGTTGGCCGATCTGGCCCTCCAGATATTCCGGGACGATGGACTCCTCCAGGTGTTTGTCGCGATGGATCACACCCTGCTTCGGCAGTAG
- a CDS encoding DUF3103 domain-containing protein, giving the protein MVIALFICVNAAPQARAAAMKPAALRERISVSLAADKREVALTLAKQDPVLRKALASRLSGEQLAVDLKQWLSTVSAPSSVTGVAERADLNIRRLKGLDRELDSLLQLRLASASMLAALQQGVEPLYAYEPDGNDSQWRFIEAFDGLGRVHRLDVHRMPEQPVLVVDIDARRDLAAGIKLMREHLVALGQRPLPVLDTAAAATSTPVTILDRIYLNDDEEPWISGNAEVYAIVNGVDPSRDAPQLDIVDMPYLDTDGRTYFPNQVLIFWERYRWAAANVILMEHDDNTSYQELVSYLFNVASQILTAIGQPEIGALVALGSGLVDRMPGEWFTNDDDYVDSFYTLEKNHTYTNYSGARGNAVVSLKPYELVGQ; this is encoded by the coding sequence ATGGTCATCGCGCTGTTCATTTGCGTGAACGCAGCCCCCCAAGCTCGCGCCGCCGCCATGAAGCCAGCGGCGCTGCGCGAACGCATCAGCGTGTCGCTGGCCGCCGACAAGCGAGAGGTGGCGCTGACCCTGGCGAAGCAGGACCCGGTGCTGCGAAAGGCTCTCGCTTCCCGCTTGAGCGGCGAGCAGCTCGCGGTGGATCTGAAGCAGTGGCTGAGCACCGTGTCGGCCCCGTCCTCCGTCACGGGCGTGGCGGAGCGAGCGGACCTGAACATCCGCCGGCTCAAGGGCCTCGATCGTGAGCTCGACAGCCTGTTGCAGCTTCGTCTGGCCAGCGCGTCCATGCTGGCGGCATTGCAGCAAGGCGTTGAGCCCCTCTACGCGTACGAACCGGATGGCAATGACTCCCAGTGGCGATTCATCGAGGCCTTCGATGGCCTTGGCCGTGTGCACCGCCTCGACGTGCACCGCATGCCCGAACAGCCGGTGTTGGTGGTGGACATCGACGCGCGCAGAGACCTGGCCGCCGGCATCAAGCTGATGCGCGAGCACCTCGTGGCCCTCGGGCAACGTCCCCTGCCCGTCCTGGACACGGCCGCCGCGGCGACCAGCACGCCGGTGACGATCCTCGATCGCATCTACCTGAACGACGACGAGGAGCCCTGGATCTCCGGTAACGCGGAGGTCTATGCCATCGTCAATGGTGTTGACCCCAGCCGTGACGCACCGCAGTTGGACATCGTCGACATGCCCTATCTGGACACGGATGGGAGGACCTACTTCCCGAACCAGGTCCTGATCTTCTGGGAGCGTTACCGTTGGGCGGCGGCGAACGTCATCCTCATGGAGCACGACGACAACACCAGCTACCAGGAACTGGTGAGCTACCTGTTCAATGTCGCGAGCCAGATCCTGACCGCCATCGGCCAGCCGGAGATCGGCGCCCTGGTGGCCCTGGGCAGCGGGCTGGTGGATCGCATGCCGGGTGAATGGTTCACCAACGACGACGACTATGTCGATTCGTTCTACACCCTGGAGAAGAACCACACGTACACCAACTACAGCGGAGCACGCGGCAACGCGGTGGTGTCTCTCAAACCGTACGAGCTCGTGGGCCAGTAG
- a CDS encoding CARDB domain-containing protein, producing MASSQIRFYLASSPQGTANRVLMSSQQILLGRAGTGVYLPPTGTLSASFSYATVQASAQTVLAAAAAACVPQSVYIQVEADFGLPWGDDTLIGTTKLPDFYFTAGTLTPATITPGGTVSFTADLYTACTAPSASTLGVFLTDANYNVLSYIGGIPVSAGAGTFSVAPTAITFSTAIAPGTYYLVLVADVDGDVAETNESNNQGAFTLTVVASQPLTVQDSASALDSDLPGPVREHLDQYTPTIGYVDGFASMSR from the coding sequence ATGGCGTCATCGCAGATCCGGTTCTACCTGGCGAGCTCCCCGCAGGGGACCGCCAACCGGGTCTTGATGAGCTCGCAGCAGATCCTGCTCGGACGGGCCGGAACAGGGGTCTACCTTCCGCCCACGGGCACCCTGTCGGCGTCCTTTTCCTACGCCACGGTCCAGGCCAGCGCGCAGACCGTGCTGGCGGCGGCAGCGGCGGCCTGCGTTCCGCAAAGCGTTTACATCCAGGTCGAAGCGGACTTTGGGCTGCCGTGGGGCGACGACACGCTGATTGGCACCACCAAGCTCCCGGACTTCTACTTCACGGCCGGAACGCTGACGCCCGCGACCATCACGCCGGGGGGGACCGTCAGCTTCACGGCGGACCTCTACACCGCCTGCACCGCGCCTTCCGCGTCCACGCTGGGGGTCTTCTTGACGGACGCCAACTACAACGTGCTCAGCTACATCGGCGGGATTCCCGTGAGCGCGGGCGCGGGGACGTTCTCCGTTGCGCCCACGGCCATCACCTTCTCGACGGCCATTGCGCCGGGAACCTACTACCTGGTCCTCGTGGCGGACGTGGATGGAGACGTCGCGGAGACCAACGAGAGCAACAACCAGGGTGCCTTCACCTTGACGGTCGTCGCGAGCCAGCCGTTGACGGTGCAGGACTCGGCCAGCGCTCTGGATTCCGACCTGCCCGGCCCGGTCCGCGAGCACCTGGATCAGTACACCCCGACGATTGGGTACGTGGACGGCTTCGCTTCGATGTCGCGCTGA
- a CDS encoding 2OG-Fe(II) oxygenase, whose translation MRNWEETGRELDTRGCAVLEQLLTPDDCEALAMLYDVDDAFRSRVVMARHGFGRGEYKYFDHPLPELVTELRTALYPCLAPIANRWNTAMGIDVRYPDSHADFLARCHEAGQVRPTPLLLRYGADDYNCLHQDLYGEHVFPLQVAILLSEPGRDFTGGEFVLTEQRPRMQSRAEVVPLRQGDAVVFAVHHRPVQGTRGTYRVNLRHGVSRVRSGMRHTAGIIFHDAA comes from the coding sequence GTGAGGAACTGGGAAGAAACGGGCCGGGAGCTGGATACCCGTGGGTGCGCGGTGCTGGAGCAACTGCTCACGCCTGACGACTGCGAAGCATTGGCAATGCTCTACGACGTGGACGATGCCTTTCGCAGCCGTGTGGTGATGGCGCGGCACGGGTTTGGCCGGGGCGAATACAAATACTTCGACCACCCGCTGCCGGAGCTCGTGACGGAGCTGCGCACGGCGCTGTACCCGTGTCTGGCGCCCATCGCGAACCGCTGGAACACGGCGATGGGCATTGACGTGAGGTATCCGGACTCGCACGCGGACTTCCTGGCGCGCTGCCATGAAGCCGGGCAGGTGCGGCCCACGCCCCTGCTCCTGCGCTACGGCGCGGACGACTACAACTGCTTGCATCAGGACCTGTATGGGGAGCACGTCTTCCCTCTCCAGGTGGCCATCCTCCTCTCAGAACCTGGACGGGACTTCACGGGCGGCGAGTTCGTGCTGACGGAGCAGCGTCCCCGGATGCAGTCACGAGCGGAGGTCGTCCCGTTGCGTCAGGGAGACGCGGTCGTCTTCGCGGTGCATCATCGCCCGGTCCAAGGAACGCGAGGCACCTACCGCGTCAATCTGCGGCACGGTGTCAGCCGCGTGCGCTCCGGCATGAGGCACACGGCGGGCATCATTTTCCATGATGCGGCGTAG
- the ada gene encoding bifunctional DNA-binding transcriptional regulator/O6-methylguanine-DNA methyltransferase Ada: MATKTEALAAATVGDPRWAAVVARDAAADGRFFYSVRTTGVYCRPSCGARTPRPENVGFHMTVAAAEQAGYRACKRCKPGEPSLAVKHADRVAELCRFIQASEEMPTLEQLAERAGLSPYHLHRVFKAVTGLTPKGYAAAQRAERIRTGLTKRGSVTEAIYDAGFNSSGRFYETSSQVLGMTPTNFRAGGANTEIRFAIAECSLGPILVATSDRGVCAILMGDDPDALAKDLQDRFPQATLVGGDAKFEQLVAKVVGFVEAPRVGLDLPLDVRGTAFQQRVWQALREIPAGETASYTDIAERIGSPKSVRAVAQACGANALAVVIPCHRVVRNDGALSGYRWGVERKRALLEREAQR; the protein is encoded by the coding sequence ATGGCGACGAAGACGGAGGCCCTCGCGGCGGCGACGGTGGGCGACCCGCGCTGGGCGGCGGTCGTCGCTCGGGATGCGGCGGCGGATGGGCGCTTCTTCTATTCCGTGCGGACGACGGGGGTGTACTGCCGTCCGTCCTGTGGCGCGAGGACGCCGCGGCCGGAGAATGTGGGGTTCCACATGACGGTGGCGGCGGCGGAGCAGGCGGGATACCGGGCGTGCAAGCGGTGCAAGCCGGGGGAGCCGTCGCTCGCCGTGAAGCACGCGGACCGGGTGGCCGAGCTGTGCCGCTTCATCCAGGCCTCCGAGGAGATGCCGACCCTGGAGCAGCTGGCGGAGCGCGCGGGGCTGTCGCCGTATCACCTGCACCGGGTGTTCAAGGCCGTCACGGGGCTGACGCCGAAGGGCTACGCGGCGGCGCAACGGGCGGAGCGGATCCGCACGGGGCTGACGAAGCGCGGCTCCGTCACTGAAGCCATCTACGACGCCGGCTTCAATTCGAGCGGCCGCTTCTACGAAACCTCCAGCCAGGTCCTGGGTATGACACCGACGAACTTCCGCGCCGGGGGCGCGAACACGGAGATCCGCTTCGCCATCGCGGAGTGCTCGCTGGGTCCCATCCTGGTGGCCACGAGCGACCGGGGCGTGTGCGCCATCCTGATGGGAGATGATCCGGACGCGCTGGCGAAGGACCTCCAGGACCGCTTCCCGCAGGCGACGCTGGTGGGCGGGGACGCGAAGTTCGAGCAGCTGGTGGCGAAGGTCGTGGGCTTCGTGGAGGCGCCGAGAGTGGGGCTGGACCTGCCGCTGGACGTGCGGGGCACGGCCTTCCAGCAGCGCGTGTGGCAGGCGCTGCGGGAGATCCCGGCTGGGGAGACGGCGAGCTACACGGACATCGCTGAGCGGATTGGTTCACCGAAGTCCGTGCGGGCCGTGGCGCAGGCCTGTGGCGCGAACGCGCTGGCCGTGGTGATTCCGTGCCACCGCGTGGTGCGGAATGACGGCGCGCTGTCTGGCTACCGGTGGGGCGTGGAGCGCAAGCGCGCACTGCTGGAGCGGGAGGCGCAGCGGTGA
- a CDS encoding C45 family autoproteolytic acyltransferase/hydolase — protein MSHLRLMWKRSRLLWPTLAACASASAWAAPASIAVPNAGFETAAATGLPQGWTASGQGKVSARTDAKSEGSRSLVIESPQGGAETTVVSEPVKLQVGRLYRLSAWVRTQGVQADAQARYPTALGACLSMQSFPFTNCSPPQGADQSGRVQVLFFATQSNDRVRAHLGHNGKATGTAWFDDVKLEPVDDITQYIPMESVRWAGKGFRYDDGGWVYVHIEGEPYERGRQYGELVSQEIVRYIEKLGIQKDKADAAKGWAQVRLLADSLFLRRFDPEYLEEMKGIADGANVGGAKFKGPDGKERDLDVLDVVAINSAVDLGQLEDANRVTASPLSGRTFLKGEDENGRAGAGDHCSSFVATKSATKDGRVVMGQIFMWNGYTGVHWDVMLDVQPTKGHRFVMQTFPGGIHSGSDWMLNDAGIVIGETTVGQTPFNIDGTPQSNRIRKAVQYANSIDDVERILKDRNNGLYTNDWTLADTKTDEGACLLLGTAKTRLWRTGSKGKAADTPGNLKDFIWANNNNRDPEVRKESVPNASNAPVDLAFNTWNRDIAFQEAYAKYGKGGFDVDSATRMMASSPINRPHACDGKITTSEMTEKLMFLAHYGKTTLREKMVGSRWIPDLPGATPHLSLGYTAFSPIYVADQLKAAKAKQKPEPKADKPKRDFARVKDALSFDEKKLWANTVFPATDADNWFGSGSAAYWTQLRDLPEGDDLSKAFDAQRDALADLNARYLYVTAREGDVVPTAARTDYGRYGQYAVPRIKGTYLLHQLRLTLGNAKFAKVMGAVHSKFANKKLTTQDFIRTASEAAGQDVGPWVKQWVERGGLPAPRLTSRAQKAKEGYEVTLKVDQSGAPWRFATLVEVQTEKGSVLERVEVKSGSDTFTVKVADRPVRVVFNVGNDIPVARERYQTLANTLDDWDKLLFVYGSARQVESMRTLATNYREQLADASPERLAPLKPDAEVTDAELADRDLVVFGGLEDNGLMARLAAEKKLPVELGRRYFRWQGKTYGRADDGLALALPNPWNPKRTLYLFVANSGLELWHMTRSFQRGLQSWALFRAGEVSGKGFHATEGFTQDLSVDLPAPKLGMLTP, from the coding sequence ATGTCCCACCTGCGTCTGATGTGGAAACGCTCCCGTCTGCTCTGGCCCACGCTGGCCGCATGCGCCTCCGCCTCCGCCTGGGCGGCCCCCGCGTCCATCGCCGTCCCCAACGCCGGCTTCGAAACCGCCGCCGCCACCGGCCTTCCCCAGGGCTGGACGGCGTCGGGCCAGGGCAAGGTGTCCGCCCGCACCGACGCGAAGTCGGAGGGCAGCCGCAGCCTCGTCATTGAAAGCCCCCAGGGCGGCGCGGAGACCACCGTCGTCTCCGAGCCCGTGAAGCTCCAGGTGGGCCGCCTCTACCGGCTCTCCGCCTGGGTGCGCACCCAGGGCGTGCAGGCGGACGCACAGGCCCGCTACCCCACGGCGCTGGGCGCGTGTCTGTCCATGCAGAGCTTCCCCTTCACCAACTGCTCTCCGCCACAGGGCGCGGACCAGAGCGGCCGGGTGCAGGTGCTGTTCTTCGCCACCCAGTCCAATGACCGCGTGCGCGCGCACCTGGGCCACAACGGCAAGGCCACCGGCACCGCCTGGTTCGACGACGTGAAGCTGGAGCCGGTGGACGACATCACCCAGTACATCCCCATGGAGAGCGTGCGGTGGGCCGGCAAGGGCTTCCGCTACGACGACGGCGGCTGGGTGTACGTCCACATCGAGGGCGAGCCCTACGAGCGCGGCCGGCAGTACGGCGAGCTCGTGTCCCAGGAGATCGTCCGCTACATCGAGAAGCTGGGCATCCAGAAGGACAAGGCGGACGCCGCGAAGGGCTGGGCGCAGGTGCGCCTGCTCGCGGACTCGCTGTTCCTGCGCCGCTTCGACCCCGAGTACCTGGAGGAGATGAAGGGCATCGCCGACGGCGCCAACGTGGGCGGCGCGAAGTTCAAGGGCCCGGATGGCAAGGAGCGCGACCTGGACGTGCTCGACGTCGTCGCCATCAACTCCGCCGTGGACCTGGGCCAGCTGGAGGACGCCAACCGCGTCACCGCGTCCCCGCTCTCCGGCCGCACCTTCCTCAAGGGCGAGGACGAGAACGGCCGGGCAGGGGCGGGCGACCACTGCTCGTCCTTCGTGGCCACGAAGTCCGCGACGAAGGATGGCCGCGTCGTCATGGGCCAGATCTTCATGTGGAACGGCTACACCGGCGTCCACTGGGACGTGATGCTGGACGTGCAACCCACCAAGGGCCACCGCTTCGTGATGCAGACCTTCCCGGGCGGCATCCACAGCGGCTCCGACTGGATGCTCAACGACGCAGGCATCGTCATTGGCGAGACGACGGTGGGCCAGACGCCCTTCAACATCGACGGCACCCCGCAGAGCAACCGCATCCGCAAGGCCGTGCAGTACGCGAACTCCATCGACGACGTGGAGCGCATCCTCAAGGACCGCAACAACGGCCTCTACACCAACGACTGGACGCTCGCGGACACCAAGACGGATGAGGGCGCGTGCCTCCTGCTGGGCACCGCGAAGACGCGCCTGTGGCGCACCGGCAGCAAGGGCAAGGCCGCGGACACGCCCGGAAACCTCAAGGACTTCATCTGGGCCAACAACAACAACCGCGACCCGGAGGTCCGCAAGGAGTCCGTGCCCAACGCGAGCAACGCCCCGGTGGACCTGGCCTTCAACACCTGGAACCGCGACATCGCCTTCCAGGAGGCCTACGCGAAGTACGGCAAGGGCGGCTTCGACGTGGACAGCGCCACGCGCATGATGGCGTCCAGCCCCATCAACCGTCCGCACGCGTGTGATGGGAAGATCACCACCTCGGAGATGACCGAGAAGCTGATGTTCCTGGCCCACTACGGCAAGACGACCCTGCGCGAGAAGATGGTCGGCAGCCGCTGGATTCCGGACCTGCCCGGCGCCACGCCGCACCTGTCCCTGGGCTACACCGCCTTCAGCCCTATCTACGTGGCGGATCAGCTGAAGGCCGCCAAGGCCAAGCAGAAGCCGGAGCCCAAGGCGGACAAGCCCAAGCGCGACTTCGCTCGCGTGAAGGACGCGCTGTCCTTCGACGAGAAGAAGCTCTGGGCCAACACGGTGTTCCCCGCGACGGACGCGGACAACTGGTTCGGCAGCGGCTCCGCCGCGTACTGGACCCAGCTCAGGGATCTGCCGGAAGGGGATGACCTCTCCAAGGCCTTCGACGCCCAGCGTGACGCGCTCGCGGACCTCAACGCCCGCTACCTGTACGTCACGGCCCGCGAGGGCGACGTGGTGCCCACCGCCGCGCGCACGGACTACGGCCGTTATGGCCAGTACGCGGTGCCGCGCATCAAGGGCACGTACCTGCTGCACCAGCTGCGGCTGACCCTGGGCAACGCGAAGTTCGCCAAGGTGATGGGCGCGGTGCACTCGAAGTTCGCGAACAAGAAGCTCACCACCCAGGACTTCATCCGCACCGCGTCGGAAGCCGCGGGCCAGGACGTGGGCCCGTGGGTGAAGCAGTGGGTGGAGCGCGGAGGCCTGCCCGCGCCGCGCCTCACCTCCCGCGCCCAGAAGGCGAAGGAGGGCTACGAGGTGACGCTGAAGGTGGACCAGTCCGGTGCGCCCTGGCGCTTCGCCACGCTGGTGGAGGTGCAGACGGAGAAGGGAAGCGTGCTGGAGCGCGTGGAGGTGAAGAGCGGCAGCGACACCTTCACAGTGAAGGTCGCGGACCGGCCGGTGCGCGTGGTGTTCAACGTGGGCAACGACATCCCCGTGGCCCGCGAGCGCTACCAGACCCTGGCCAACACGCTGGATGACTGGGACAAGCTCCTCTTCGTGTACGGCTCCGCGCGCCAGGTGGAGTCCATGCGCACGCTGGCGACGAACTACCGCGAGCAGCTGGCGGACGCGTCTCCGGAGCGCCTGGCCCCGCTCAAGCCGGACGCCGAGGTGACGGACGCGGAGCTGGCGGACCGCGACCTGGTCGTCTTCGGAGGCCTGGAGGACAACGGGCTGATGGCGCGCCTGGCGGCGGAGAAGAAGCTGCCGGTGGAGCTGGGCCGGCGCTACTTCCGCTGGCAGGGCAAGACGTACGGCCGCGCGGATGACGGCCTGGCCCTGGCGCTGCCCAACCCCTGGAACCCGAAGCGCACGCTGTATCTCTTCGTCGCCAACAGCGGCCTGGAGCTGTGGCACATGACGCGCTCCTTCCAGCGCGGCCTCCAGAGCTGGGCGCTGTTCCGCGCGGGCGAGGTGAGCGGCAAGGGCTTCCACGCCACGGAAGGCTTCACCCAGGACCTGTCCGTGGACCTGCCCGCGCCGAAGCTGGGCATGCTCACGCCCTGA
- a CDS encoding TetR/AcrR family transcriptional regulator, with amino-acid sequence MNRDSKSEAPVKKLRSRLKEATADAILAAAAAVFARDGLHAAKMESIAEQAGVSVGTLYNHFTDRAALLDALRAKRRQLMLDRLDAALAPVEGRPAREQLRAFVTALFAHAAERDAFVRVLVQLPEDPARKSRILAELSRRVAVILDRGIQAGEVRAEGRAFHPNLLMGMVRGALDRLREDDAANPPAAAWAEEILRVFLKGIEVD; translated from the coding sequence ATGAATCGAGATTCAAAATCTGAGGCGCCCGTCAAAAAGCTGCGTTCTCGTCTGAAGGAGGCCACCGCTGACGCCATCCTGGCGGCGGCAGCGGCGGTGTTCGCTCGCGACGGCCTGCATGCGGCGAAGATGGAGTCCATCGCCGAGCAGGCAGGCGTGTCGGTGGGGACGCTCTACAACCACTTCACCGACCGCGCGGCCCTGCTGGACGCGCTGCGCGCGAAGCGGCGGCAGTTGATGCTGGACCGGCTGGACGCGGCCCTGGCCCCCGTGGAGGGGCGGCCCGCGCGCGAACAGCTGCGCGCCTTCGTGACGGCGCTGTTCGCCCATGCGGCGGAGCGCGACGCGTTCGTGCGGGTGCTGGTGCAGCTGCCGGAGGATCCGGCGCGCAAGAGCCGCATCCTGGCGGAGCTCAGCCGGCGCGTGGCGGTCATCCTCGACCGGGGCATCCAGGCTGGTGAGGTCCGCGCGGAAGGGCGCGCGTTCCATCCGAATCTCCTGATGGGAATGGTGCGCGGCGCATTGGACCGCCTGCGCGAGGACGACGCCGCGAACCCTCCGGCAGCCGCCTGGGCGGAGGAGATCCTCCGCGTCTTCTTGAAGGGCATCGAGGTCGACTGA
- a CDS encoding DHA2 family efflux MFS transporter permease subunit, whose protein sequence is MATAVATPEVLAQVAPKAPVNKWLVTLSVTFGTLMGAIDSSIVNVALPQIRGAVGATVQEITWATTGFVIATVMVMPLTGFLGRMFGQKRVYLACLVLFVAGSFLCGLAWNLPTLVLFRFLQGLGAGALQPTEQAILRQTFPPKEQGTAMAIFGMAVMVGPAIGPTLGGYIVDNWHWSWIFFINVPVGILGFFMVARFVQEDEQLRATARQEAEKQRKHMDWSGITLLCMGLATLQYFLEEGQADDWFESPIIVICALLSATCLIAFVIRELTAEAPAVNLRLFKDPVFASGTLLGALVFAVLMASMFLLPVFMQELLGFTATQSGFSLMPRTLVMMLMMPIVGRLYGKVPARILVGVGIVFAGFGAYEMSHFSLATGSNNIIAAIALQGVGFSLMFVPLSATALGSIPRERMADATGLNSLLRQIGGSVGLAIFTTLLSRYTVLSKASIAAHLNPERWEVASRMASTQKGLMQHGLDAASASMASLQLMVGNVSRQAMVLAFDKLFVLAALMFVVVLPLIYFLKDPPSVGGSHEKPHIDVEI, encoded by the coding sequence ATGGCGACAGCCGTCGCAACACCGGAGGTCCTGGCGCAAGTTGCGCCCAAGGCCCCCGTGAACAAGTGGCTCGTCACCTTGTCGGTGACGTTCGGCACGCTGATGGGCGCCATCGACTCGTCCATCGTGAACGTGGCGCTGCCGCAGATTCGCGGCGCGGTCGGCGCCACGGTGCAGGAGATCACCTGGGCCACCACCGGCTTCGTCATCGCCACGGTGATGGTGATGCCGCTCACGGGCTTCCTGGGCCGCATGTTCGGCCAGAAGCGCGTGTACCTGGCGTGCCTGGTGCTCTTCGTCGCGGGCTCGTTCCTGTGCGGGCTCGCGTGGAACCTGCCCACGCTGGTGCTCTTCCGCTTCCTGCAAGGGTTGGGGGCCGGCGCGTTGCAACCCACCGAGCAGGCCATCCTCCGTCAGACGTTCCCGCCCAAGGAGCAGGGCACCGCGATGGCCATCTTCGGCATGGCCGTGATGGTGGGCCCGGCCATTGGCCCCACGCTGGGCGGCTACATCGTGGACAACTGGCACTGGTCCTGGATCTTCTTCATCAACGTGCCCGTGGGCATCCTGGGCTTCTTCATGGTGGCCCGCTTCGTCCAGGAGGACGAACAGCTGCGCGCCACCGCGCGCCAGGAGGCCGAGAAGCAGCGCAAGCACATGGACTGGTCCGGCATCACGCTGCTCTGCATGGGCCTGGCCACGCTCCAGTACTTCCTGGAAGAGGGACAGGCGGATGACTGGTTCGAGTCCCCCATCATCGTCATCTGCGCGCTGCTCTCCGCCACGTGCCTCATCGCCTTCGTCATCCGCGAGCTGACCGCGGAGGCCCCCGCGGTGAACCTGCGCCTGTTCAAGGACCCGGTGTTCGCGTCCGGCACGCTCCTGGGCGCGCTGGTGTTCGCGGTGCTCATGGCCAGCATGTTCCTCTTGCCGGTGTTCATGCAGGAGCTCTTGGGCTTCACCGCGACGCAGTCCGGCTTCTCGCTGATGCCGCGCACGCTGGTGATGATGCTGATGATGCCCATCGTCGGGCGGCTGTACGGCAAGGTGCCGGCGCGCATCCTGGTGGGGGTGGGCATCGTGTTCGCGGGCTTTGGCGCCTACGAGATGAGCCACTTCTCGCTCGCGACCGGCTCCAACAACATCATCGCGGCCATCGCGCTGCAGGGCGTGGGCTTCAGCCTGATGTTCGTGCCGCTCAGCGCCACGGCGCTCGGCAGCATCCCGCGTGAGCGGATGGCGGACGCGACGGGCCTCAACTCCCTCTTGCGCCAGATTGGCGGGTCCGTGGGGCTGGCCATCTTCACCACGCTGCTGTCGCGCTACACCGTGCTGTCCAAGGCCTCCATCGCGGCGCACCTGAACCCGGAGCGGTGGGAGGTGGCCAGCCGCATGGCCTCCACGCAGAAGGGGCTCATGCAGCACGGTCTGGACGCCGCGAGCGCCAGCATGGCCAGCCTCCAGCTGATGGTGGGCAACGTGTCGCGGCAGGCCATGGTGCTCGCGTTCGACAAGCTCTTCGTTCTGGCGGCGCTGATGTTCGTGGTGGTGCTGCCGCTCATCTACTTCCTCAAGGACCCCCCGAGCGTCGGGGGCTCCCACGAGAAACCGCACATCGACGTGGAGATTTAA